Sequence from the Ictalurus furcatus strain D&B chromosome 25, Billie_1.0, whole genome shotgun sequence genome:
ttgcactcgggtctcctttgaacagtggactagttcaacaaacagacttcatattaaaccataacggactttcctttactttcacactatccgttgttacccttGATGAGGATGGGTtgccttctgagtctggttcctctgaaggtttcttcctcttaacatcttagggagtttttcctcaagaccgtcgccaccggcttgctcaatagggataaattcacacatttaaaatctgtatcccgtgtttatatgtgtctgtaaagctgctttgagacaatgtccattgtaaaaagtgctatacaaataaaattgaattgaattgattatCCCTAAAAAGTTTCTGataatttttcacttttttgtatactttgcaatttaACATTAAGGGTGAGAAAAGATacgacatgatttatcttagtgcCGTTCTtctacttcacaaaaacctgccatttaaacaggggtgtgcagactttttaGATCCACTGTATGTCCAAATCCAAAGCCATTTAAGTGCAGCACATAATGCATAAGCATGGTATATGATATAGAAGGTTCTACATCatgcttctacactatgtataAGGTTCTTTGGTATGTATAAGTTTATTCTACAGTGTGTataaggttctatgtagaaccctgaAACAAAGTGTTTCCCTATCATAAAGGGTTCCAAGCAGGACCATTTTTTGAAAGCGAAGAAGCCTTAAAgtacccttgaagaaccctttccAAGAGTGTAACGCAGTAAGAATATaaattgaaaatgtgttttgtggacatctaaataaaaaaaaatttaaaaaaacgctGTGTGGAACGGTTACACTAAGGCCAATAAGCCAATGATATCAATGGTCACATTCCAATACAATATGCACAAACGCTGCTAGGGGTCTCAGCATACTATGAGTAATTGAGTcgcacaaaataaataaaaactcaccAACGAACAGTGTGTGATGCCAAtaaactgtacatacagtaaaaacacacacacacaccaggtggACTGAGATGAGAGGCTATAAATCTACAGGCCTGGAGAGTCCACAGGAGTTGGTTCAGATGTGTTGTGAACATTGTCACACacttacattatatacacaacacatacagtGAAAAAGCATACGTGTGCTATTCATTGATTTAACGAGATAACATTATTAAAGTTAATGAAAGCAGCTTGAATGAGTTAGATTGCTTGAAGATAAACAGGAgagaattttattattttttttggagaaattttTTAGTGTATGTAACAGCTCAAGAGTGATTCAGaaggaaataaatgttttaacgTTGGAAAGATGAgtcaaatgtaaacataataaGCTTGTGGATTAAAAGCCGTTTCATGAAATAGTCTCGACCGGTTTCCGCAATGTGTTTCCGGCGCGTGTTAGAAGCTACAGATAGCAGAATGAGACGTGGTAGACAGTCGATAGGCGACAGACGGCAGACAGTAAAGCTTACAGACACGTAGGGCTCGTACAATTTGACTGGGAGGTGGAGGTGCAGCACCCTAAAAATTTCAGCAGAGAGAATAACACCGTTACAATAGGACCACTGGGAATCCTCTGCTTTACACAATACAACATCACACATTTAAGTACATCTCAGGTCTTgcatcaatatatatatatatattaaaaaaaaacaacaacatgtagacagaaaaacagagtaCACAAGCACAAAACATGCAAATAGATACATTGTGAAATCTGATGAAGTGCCTTTTTCTGGAGCATTAATTAGTGAATGTGATAACAAAGAGACTTCatgcagtgtgtatgtgagttaCTCACCATGCCCCCTGCAGTACAGGCTGAGTAGTGCATGAGCACAAAAATATAAAGTGGAGGGGATGAGAAGTGAAGGGATGAGAAGTGAAGGGAAGTAGGCTTAGgatggaattaaaatgaaagacAGGGAAAGGAAGACTTGGGAATAAGTTACCTTCAGAATAAGCTTTACATGACCTTATAAACGTATGCTCACACATATAgtgattttatcgctgcaagtcgccAGTCGCTGTACGATGAAGTCACCAGTACGCGTTCCTACTACTAGTTGACATTGTAACGTTTATATATAAGTCGGTGCTGCAACTAGCATTCGACTTCTGATAACAGAtcagttttcttgctgctaaaatgaaatattctggagggagagcgctcgtgtataaaattcaccagtgtatacgTGCATcgtatcctacgagatgaaggagaagcagtgtgagcTCTTTGCCGTTGTGGCCGTCTATCTGCGGTGAAAGCGCAAGCGCCGGACTGTCTGGGTTCAGGAAACAATTCAGACATGCAGGCAGCATCACAGATCAtgtgcgctctactgtctttACTCCCtttggtagtcgctgcaccaagtcactccaaatttgcataaagtgaaacttttctcaacttcagGTCGAGTCGCTCATGTTGCCGGAAATTGCCAGCTCTCATTCAAAACAAACGATCTCCGTTCGCTTTGCGAgttgctgtatgtgtgaatgtcacCTTAagaatgtgaaaatgaattattttcaaCTGCTGCATATTCTATAATACTAGAATTGAATGTGAGtgacaaaataatataaagaagCAGGTGGTAGTGGGGCAGAGAAACAACAAACGGCCATATTAGCGTACTGCACTACAAGCTGCAACAGGAAACAATACGTGAGAACGCTAAAAGAAGCTCAACGTGTTAGACATTAGTGATGAATTCATAGCAAATTTCTAACAGCAAAACTGAGGAAAGAAACACAAACCACAGACAAGGCAGAAAGAGGACATTAGGTACATCATCACAAACGCTTCATAACTTGGTCTTTGACTAATGCAAGTCTTCACTCACAGCATCACACTAGAGATGTGCATCGGGACTGGCATTTCAGCGACGCCTGCACGCGCGGCATGTTTTTAATCCCGTGCAGGTCAGAAATGAAGATTATATGTCAAATAGAAAGAGCTCTCTAggtcagtagtcagggcactgatcgggaagttggccattttaagggatgtctcaatcgcaaagtcctgccagtgcactggaacgttcgcgccctaaaaaaatcccacgtTGCACCGTGCTTACAATCcagcttgaagtaccatgacagaaacgcGTGTGATTAATTGAACAgatttatatgatatataatgtCAGAAATATATTAGTGCTggctgttgttgataaatgctaCTATGTAGTCATGTCGCCGGAAATCAAGTCATGAgagtcccaatgtgtagtgagccagggtccttgtacatgtacacgatatactgattcaccacctagggagctgattgagacgcaccctgaGTGAGCGTTTGTTCAGTAGCCTGTCCATTCAAGCCCCTAGTGGTGTAGACACTGATGTCTACAGGCTGACTATTGTGCAAAAACAGTACAAAAATAGCAACAACTTCACCAAAAGCTGCATGGCATCTTTCAGAGTAATACATTATTTATCTGCATATGAAATTTGAACTTTCTCTGACTTCTTTAAAACCTGCTGGGACTCCGGACATAACGTGGCCATTTAAACGTAAGGTATTTGGAACAAACCAAATACTTTTACCATGACGTTTAAAAACAACGGATATACCttagtttgtttagtttatttaatcaaattaaactttttaatccattttaaatgatcTATAATGGTACGTGTctctttaattttatttaaattttgaaaaaaaaacaggaaagtaCCCTACTTTGCCATCTGAACAAACAGGACAGGTTAAGGGGGAATAAAATCTTCTAACAGTGTCTACGTATTCAGGAGAACAAACTGAAATAACAGCTAATTCATTGCAGTGAAACAGAATGAAATAACTGCGGGGTGACCTGGAGAAATAACTTGTGGAGCGATCAGCTTTTGGGtaagcagttttttttaaaaacagtcccGTGTACAGCTCTAGATCACACAGTCAGACTCCCATTTACATGACACTGACTCACCTGGTTCCATGTGGAGGCCTTTCTAGTGATCTGATTATTTCTCTGTTGCGCACTTGAAATAGAGAAAAAGAGTAACAGGAACAgaatagcacttttttttcatCATGCATCGTAACCTGGCCGGAATTAGTACTAGAAACGAGAACTCACTTGACGAATCCGATAAAGTCTTCATGATTGGTGTTGATGTAGGAAAGCTGAATGTTTATTGAAAGGAAAATCTGTTGGAAGATAATAGTGAGGAAGATAACAGAATACAAGGCAAATTGAATTCATGGTGGACAATAAAGTTTGAAGTAATTGATAAGAGATTTACGTGCAGGTTAGTTCTCACCTGGTCTTTGGTTTGACTCTCTTGCTCCCGAATGTGTGTGGTCactattctctctgtctcttcctggaGCTTCGGAAAGGTCCTTAACTAGACGCCAGACCAAAAAGATCCACAATTACACATGTACATGCTTTACGTGCGCTCCAtattacgcacacacacacttataataCCTTGCTGATGCACTGCCGCACTGTGGCTATGAGCTCCTGGATGACCATATCAACACATTTAATACACGGGCCTTTGAGCTTCACTATCTCCTTCTTAACAATGGCCTCAAACGCCAGGTCAGGAGTGAACAAGCCTGTCCTAGACAAACAAACCAGACAACCACACAGCATATGTATCTATGAGCTGAGAGTATAATACACTGTTAGACTAAAAGTGGAATAAAGGCGTGGTGTTTGAAAGCCAGACCTGATCCCATGAATATTCTTGATGGCATAGCTTATCTCACGCCGCAACTCTTTCTCATCAAACTCCATCTGATGAGCAAACGACAACAAATGAGTGTGGAGAGTGTTTACAAGGTaaaggtcgaccgattgatcagTTTTGCCCATTAATTGGcaccgataaccgattgctgGAGCTATCAGTTATCCGCAAAAATCCGCACCGACAGTTATTCCCAGTTGCAGAGCGGCTCAGAAGGGTCCaatgtcattatacagtacgggagcggcctctagaggcaaaataaaactatctctgacaaattttgttgtgttatttgaagtgtttttttattcatttaggatgtctctatttttatttgttaattggAGTGTTAATTTTTGATTCAGTTTGGTTGTTTATCTTTCAttcactttaatatttattaataggtaAAGGGGTCATGACATGGGAAATCAAATTTTCCTTGATCTCTTGATGTATAAGAGGTCATTGTACCAATAAAACGTCCTGCAAGTTTCCTAGCTTAATACGTCCTccccagtaaaaaaaaaaaaagaaaaaaagggcaTTTCATTAACCAAGCTCCAAAGTGGATGTGGCAGGATTTGTGTTGTCATATGGGCAAACATATTTGCATATGACTGCCCCTACAGTAAGACATCGACACCTACTTTTACATAATTGCACCGATCGCGCTGGCGCTCAGCCCCTGAAAACAGCTCCGCACGTGTTATGGCAGGGGGCGCTGATAATTAATTCATAGGCAAAGGTGTTAGCCAATCATAGCAGTCGGTGGTTACATTAAAGTCTTATAGGTAAAGGACAAAAAAACTGATCATTTCAGTCAGAGGGTCAGAGACAGGGTGTAAAAAGCtcataaattattaaattttgtatgatttttgtgcaaaaaaactttacttatattataattacaccCCAGGTaagataataaaattaatttgtcatatgtcatgacccctttaatacatgtatatatatatatttttatttcattaaaaaaagtacagtacattttcatggtacagtcagtactgtttatttctgtaataaagttcagcaatatttttcaTGAGGTGTCATGTTTTCAGTCACTATCGATTTTAAAGCGCCccattatgcttttttttcagatattacctttcaggTAGTGTTtaatagctgtttgtgaatttaGCAGAATTGGGGTactttaaaaactatcggttgattaatcggttatcggcatgttctgcccaacttagttatcggtaaaAACCCACtgtcggtcgacctctagtacAAAGCACAGTTTAATCAGTGAAGCAGATGTGCGATGACCGGCACACACCTTAACTAGCTCAAAGGGAAAGCGCTCATGAAAGATGCGATTGATTTTGGCTCCTCCTGAGAGCTGAACGGTGTCCACTTGGTCACCAGAGCCCTCAATCATCTTTTCAAAGTCCAGTCCAAAGTGCTGGATTAGCCTGGAtgacagagagggaaagacacAAAGATACTTGGTTAGACAACTGTAAGTGGAGCACTCGATTTGTGAGaatatgtgttttttgttaGTGTGAAGACAGAATTTGTGTGTCAAAACCTGTGTATTGTCAAGAACAACTCACTTCAttaaatttgaagaaaaaaaaaagctttcaggGAATGGATATCAGGGCCATGTGAATTCATTACTCGTAGTGATTTACTGCTTTACAGCAATATTGAGAGcaatatttcaaaaaaaaacaaaccatatCGATCTGCCAAGAATGtctggtgtccaaacttttcTTTAAGTTGGAGGTCTACAGTATGTCACCACATCTTTGATTATTACTTGTTAACTTCATTAGCCTTGCAGGTCTACATAAAATTCTGGTTTTGCATGTAAGTATTCTGATTTGCTGCATTAAAACTAATTTAGTGATGGTTAGTCAGGGATCACATTTCGGTTTGCGAACGTTTCTATGTGTCTGTTTATACGGTATCATATTCTGACTGCATGTAGTGACTCACTGCATCAGTGCTTTGGTCTTGCGTGAGTGGTCATCAGGGTCCGTGTGTCTGTATTCCTCAGCCTCTTTATCCAGCGAGAATAGCTGAGACATCAGCCGGTTACGGAACTCCGGAAGTGTGTCCCGgatgtgattggtcagttgcTATGGATACGAGAGAGTTACCATACAACTCAATGCTAGGATATGTTTCTATATCCACATAGGACTTATAGGATAATGTTTAAAGAGACCCTTTGGATGCCTGTGTGATGATTTGCAGGTGATAAGCTGCAATGTAGCCTAAATATTCTGTTATTTATACCCCATCTCAGGCttgttctatatatatatatatatatatatagagagagagagagagagagagagagagagagagatagagagagagagagagagagagagtaaacccctaagtgaaaacgtccaaattgggcccaattagccattttccctccccggtgtcatgtgacttattagtgttacaaggtctcaggtgtgaatggggagcaggtgtgttaaatttggtgtcatcgctctcacactccctcatactggtcactggaagttcaccatgacacctcatggcaaagaactctctgaggatctgaaaaaaagaattgttgctctacataaagatggcctaggccaggggttcccaaacttttccagggcaaggccccccaaatgtcattaacatttgaccgaggccccccttttgcaagatgtcttttaaacacattaaaaatacagacttctgaatatattcccctttatttcttaataattacatcttacatctttacattacattacattacattaggaattgattgtgtgtgtgtgtgtggttgtctgagagtgagaaagagaaaacatactagtgggagggatgggcttggtggctccaaccaaattgttgaggccccccgggcgccccctggcagcccccactttgaaaaccactggcctaggctataagaagattgccaagaccctgacactgagctgcagcatggtggccaagaccatacagcggtttaacaggacaggttccactcagaacaggcctcaccatggtcgaccaaagaagttgagtgcacgtactcagcgtcatatccagaggttgtctttgggaaatagacgtatgagtgctgccagcattgctgcagaggttgaaggggtggggggtcagcctgtcagtgctcagaccatacgccgcacactgcatcaaattggtctgcatggctgtcgtcccagaaggaagcctcttctaaagatgatgcacaagaaagcccacaaacagtttgctgaagacaagcagactaaggacatggattactggaaccatgtcctgtggtctgatgagaccaagataaacttatttggttcagatggtgtcaagcgtgtgtggtggcaacaaagacaagtgtgtcttgcctacagtcaagcatggtggtgggagtgtcatggtctggggctgcatgagtgctgccggcactggggagctacagttcattgagggaaccatgaatgccaacatgtactgtgacatactgaagcagagcgtgatcagtatgcagtattccagcattataacgaccccaaacacacctccatgacgaccactgccttgctaaagaagctgagggtgaaggtgatggactggccaagcatgtctccagacctaaaccctattgagcatctgtggggcatcctcaaacggaaggtggaggagcacaaggtctctaacatccactagctccgtgatgtcgtcatggaggagtggaagaggactccagtggcaacctgtgaagctctggtgaactccatgcccaagagggttaaggcagtgctatAAAATAATGGTgatcacacaaaatattgacactttagacccaatttggacattttcacttaggggtgtactcacttttgttgccagcggtttagatattaatggctgtgtgttgagttattttgagaggacagcaaatgtacactgttatacaagctgtacactcactactttacattgcagcaaagtgtcatttcttcagtgttgtcacatgaaaagatataatcaaatatttacaaaaatatgaggggtgtattcacttttgtgagatatatatatatatatatatatatatatatatatctttctctgtctctcacttggTTGAGAACCCTCTGCAGGTAAGGTGTGCCCATGTGGTCGGCCATGTGCTTGTAAGCTGGATGAGACAGGAAAAACACCCGCTCCGCAGCAATAGCCGCGCCGATGTCCTTCTTTCCCTCAATGTCCTTCTGACTGCGATTCACCACTCCAATGTAACCTACATCAATCccagatacatacacacatagagACTTATACACATTAGTAGAGAGGCTCTTTGACAAAGAAAtagtaaatatgcaaatgaaaggaggcaggaaaagaaaaaatcaaatattataCCGTCTATATAGAATGTCTATAGGATACTGTAAAACTGAAGCATATTTAGAGAGTGTTCTACAGTAATctgaatggaaaataaaaaagtctttagatgtgtgtgtgtgtgtgtgtgtgtgtctgtgtgtgtgtgtctaatgcATTAAAGTGCAAGCATGAAGCATGAAGGCCCAGCACCTGGCCTTGTTTTAGCTGCTGTGGAGAGCACGGCCTACACTGCTTGGCACCGGTTCAGTTCCTATAGACCAGCTCTGGCTGTAACCTAAACCCTGTGGCAGTGGGACTACAGGAAGGGAACTTGTCTCATATCAACACCATGACCTCATACAGATTCGCTTACAGTTAAAAGGctttacacacactacatttgtCCACACATGCCCATACTGATATGACAATATTACTATACAAACAGTGCCAGTAACATTAACTGAAAAGCACACTGATTGCATTCTAGCACTACTAGCCTTTGTTAAGGCCTAACTGCAGACTGATTAAGCACAGTGTACCTCTACGTAAGGGTAGTACCCTGTTCTCCAGCACATCTCTGGCATCTGTTCCATCGTCCATCAAATCTAGTTTAGTGATGACGCCGATGGTCCTCTGACCTGAGACAAAGGAAACGCAGATCAAAACAAATCCTGAGGAAACTCAGTATTGCGCATTCAGTATTGTTCTGTTCGGCCCTCACCTTGTGGGTCGACATCTTTGGCCAGTTTGAGGGCGTCTGAGTTGGCCAGGTCCATGTTTGCGGGTGTGACAGCCAGGATGAGGCAGTTTTCCCGGCAAATGTACTGcatgatcatgtctctgatctGGTATTCGATGTCTGGAGGCTGATCCCCTACTGGAACCTTAGTGATGCCTGGCAAATCTACTAGAGTCAGGTTGAGCACTGAGATAGAAGGAAAATGACAACACATTCACATGTTACATAATTGTATAATGTTTAACGTAAAAACGCCATTTTTGGAGAGGAGTGTTGTTAAGGTGATGATCGTACCGTTTGGTGAGTACACACGTAGGTTGATGGGAATGGAGGAAATGCCCTTATTGGCTCCTgtacctctgtctgtctctgcttCAATCTCTTGTCGAACCTCAGCAAAGTTCGTAAACTTCTTCCCTTTACAGTGCAGAAACTCGGCATACTCTACGAGAGCCGATGGAAGGAGAGGTGAGAAAGAGGACACGGGAGAACAAATGAAATGCgtttaataaattcattaaGATGTTAACTTAACCTTTCATagattacgtttacatggacaacaataatctaattattgaccttattctgaataagacaatattctgattaaagtgtttacatgagtcacttttagaatactcctttcatgttcccgttttacgttaTAGCTCATAGATGGATTAacatcacacgtcattacgtccccacgccacgccatccgacgttccctccagaatttcacgtatcgacatacagttcgtctttgttatggtaccatatacagttttgagtatttcatttttaattttatgaaacttcaagtgcagttaattatttgtcatgctatacataaatggtaaattatttatatatcgcttttatccaaagcgctttacactgtgtctcattcacccattcacatacacactcacacaccaatggtagcagagctgccatgcaaggcgctaacttgccattgggagcaacttggggttcagtgtcttgcccaaggacacttcggcatgtggagtcatgtgggccaggaaccctacgattagtggacaacccgcactaccacctgagccacagcggCCCGTGCacatagacgactgcttgaagccatgggatgcgtccgaaaccgcatacttccCTACTATATAGCAACCGaagtacatgtatttctcctactatatagtaagtaagtacgcagtttcggacgcagcctgctctcttgtttgccgtcaaacggttgagcactgccgtgtgtgtacgtgtcctgtcgcaaaatgtggtgaaaactcccacacgacgttaatagtgtgattaaggtgtgtacatgtctgtaatgcacttccataatctgactaaaacaggaatactccacatgtcctaattcgatttgtgtttacttagagtatgactttagtcggattaaggtcatcaataaatcactgtttacatgctagtttcttaatcagagtatcgtcttaatcggttaatatcggattactGTTGTCCACGTAAACGTACTGATAGTTGGCTACAAGTCGTTCCATTGAACAGTTGATGGAAACAGATGGGGACACACTGACCCccagtggtttaaaaaaaaattcatgcatGTAATCAAACATTCAGCGGTCACacctttccttttccttcattGACTAAAATGCAAAAGCTGATCAAATCTGGAACTCCGTCACGGCTGAGAAAGCACAGCGCAAAGTTTCATGGAGTCAGCGAGTCAGTCCTGTGCAGTCACACAGCAGGGCCgcttgtatatactgtacatactgtgtGCATATGTACGTGTGTACCTACCTGAGCTGGAGCTGATTAGCTGTAACACAAGTGGTCTTCGAGTGACAATCCCTGAGCCTCTTGGTAAGAAAtcccttggaaaaaaaaaatagacagagTCATTTTAACCATACACACCCCTGGAACAGAGCCAGGAAAGACAGCATTCTTAGACAAGGCCAGGCAATGTGTCAGGGATGTGGTGAAACTGTAAACCCAACAAGTCTCACTGCCTATTCCAGACACACTTATTACTCTCCTGACTCCATATATAGGACAGGGTGTAAAGTAGTGCTACAGGGTACAGTGTATATATGGTGTGTGTTCAGTCATTAAGATAAAATACAGGACACACCATTTTGTTAAAAGTTGAAGTTATTGACACCAAAGCATCATACCAAAGAGTGGGAAATTCAAGAGACAAAACTACATAACAGGGACAAAAGAAGGACAGAGCCATCCATCTTccaatgccaatcagcctacactgTGTGTCTTTGGACCAGGGGATGAAAcctgagtacctggaggaaaccccaggagaacatgcaagctctgtgcaaacagggcagaggtgggatttgaacccccaacactagaggt
This genomic interval carries:
- the dnm3a gene encoding dynamin 3a isoform X2 → MGNQGMQELIPLVNRLHEAFGVLGRSCSLELPQIAVVGGQSAGKSSVLENFVGRDFLPRGSGIVTRRPLVLQLISSSSEYAEFLHCKGKKFTNFAEVRQEIEAETDRGTGANKGISSIPINLRVYSPNVLNLTLVDLPGITKVPVGDQPPDIEYQIRDMIMQYICRENCLILAVTPANMDLANSDALKLAKDVDPQGQRTIGVITKLDLMDDGTDARDVLENRVLPLRRGYIGVVNRSQKDIEGKKDIGAAIAAERVFFLSHPAYKHMADHMGTPYLQRVLNQQLTNHIRDTLPEFRNRLMSQLFSLDKEAEEYRHTDPDDHSRKTKALMQLIQHFGLDFEKMIEGSGDQVDTVQLSGGAKINRIFHERFPFELVKMEFDEKELRREISYAIKNIHGIRTGLFTPDLAFEAIVKKEIVKLKGPCIKCVDMVIQELIATVRQCISKLRTFPKLQEETERIVTTHIREQESQTKDQIFLSINIQLSYINTNHEDFIGFVNAQQRNNQITRKASTWNQVIQKGWLTINNLSLMKGGAREYWFLLTAESLSWFKDDEEKEKKYMLPLDNLRVRYVEKTFMSSKHVFSIFNIEQRNVYKDYRHLELACDTQEEADSWKASLLRAGVYPEKTTADGESSAVDENLSMDPQLERQVETIRNLVDSYMSIVYKCIRDLIPKTIMHLMINNVKEFIHSELLAQLYSSGDHSGLMNESPEQAVHREHVLRTHSALKEALSILSEISTSTLSTLLSAPVDGPKLQSSIINRRSPSILYAPKKTLSCPGAPTRAPAPPAPPATPVLLPSRSAPSVPKGLKKKDSTQTLTRPNRSAPSIPRRQPPAVPSQKPHEHERLPNTKGTRTQ
- the dnm3a gene encoding dynamin 3a isoform X1 gives rise to the protein MGNQGMQELIPLVNRLHEAFGVLGRSCSLELPQIAVVGGQSAGKSSVLENFVGRDFLPRGSGIVTRRPLVLQLISSSSEYAEFLHCKGKKFTNFAEVRQEIEAETDRGTGANKGISSIPINLRVYSPNVLNLTLVDLPGITKVPVGDQPPDIEYQIRDMIMQYICRENCLILAVTPANMDLANSDALKLAKDVDPQGQRTIGVITKLDLMDDGTDARDVLENRVLPLRRGYIGVVNRSQKDIEGKKDIGAAIAAERVFFLSHPAYKHMADHMGTPYLQRVLNQQLTNHIRDTLPEFRNRLMSQLFSLDKEAEEYRHTDPDDHSRKTKALMQLIQHFGLDFEKMIEGSGDQVDTVQLSGGAKINRIFHERFPFELVKMEFDEKELRREISYAIKNIHGIRTGLFTPDLAFEAIVKKEIVKLKGPCIKCVDMVIQELIATVRQCISKLRTFPKLQEETERIVTTHIREQESQTKDQIFLSINIQLSYINTNHEDFIGFVNAQQRNNQITRKASTWNQGAAPPPPSQIVIQKGWLTINNLSLMKGGAREYWFLLTAESLSWFKDDEEKEKKYMLPLDNLRVRYVEKTFMSSKHVFSIFNIEQRNVYKDYRHLELACDTQEEADSWKASLLRAGVYPEKTTADGESSAVDENLSMDPQLERQVETIRNLVDSYMSIVYKCIRDLIPKTIMHLMINNVKEFIHSELLAQLYSSGDHSGLMNESPEQAVHREHVLRTHSALKEALSILSEISTSTLSTLLSAPVDGPKLQSSIINRRSPSILYAPKKTLSCPGAPTRAPAPPAPPATPVLLPSRSAPSVPKGLKKKDSTQTLTRPNRSAPSIPRRQPPAVPSQKPHEHERLPNTKGTRTQ